The Opitutaceae bacterium genome has a window encoding:
- the mazF gene encoding endoribonuclease MazF, producing the protein MPAPGQLVWLEFDPQAGHEQAGRRPAIVLSSREYNRKTGLALFCPITSRVKGYPFEVGVTFASIRGVILADQVKSLNWRTRRAELIGRVEEGVLQEVLGKLTVTLGEAGEITQS; encoded by the coding sequence GTCAGCTTGTCTGGCTCGAGTTCGATCCCCAGGCGGGTCATGAGCAGGCGGGTCGGCGCCCCGCGATTGTCCTTTCGAGCAGGGAATACAATCGTAAGACGGGACTCGCGCTGTTTTGTCCGATCACGTCGAGGGTCAAAGGCTATCCGTTCGAGGTGGGCGTGACGTTCGCGAGCATCCGGGGCGTCATCCTCGCGGATCAGGTCAAGAGCCTCAACTGGCGGACCCGACGTGCGGAGTTGATCGGTCGGGTGGAGGAAGGTGTCCTTCAGGAGGTCCTCGGAAAGCTGACTGTGACTCTCGGTGAAGCCGGCGAAATCACACAATCCTGA
- a CDS encoding transglutaminase-like domain-containing protein yields the protein MHDCLLHPATVSALVFVLILAANLVVFLRREWESNHRAADYSRINIPLDVPTLRDWRIQSDRLYPRICWNRHPSQWQVLHRGGVIDTVPGDAPFITLDAPRFNGQPGALPTDFRQEFTLRPLPSGIGPDITLHLTPIAQEFYRDRGLHFPHDLIQVRSTIPAGKFTRHAVADWTDDYDYIGQSALAEADRVVREEIGVQDDDPELVRMEKIVHFMRNRLVEAGGVPKDAFRWMDPFAIFKEMCAGTGKGWCTQNAQIFAFFATRAGVPTRFVYCGTVQKNRFVYDGHSWTESFLQEQNRWIYTDPQRAIVGVLDRNGLALNTADVFQLCQYGAFEGVTARIFKQWHWHDLPIEAPPDTAIDVPFSLVNDTARRQFTPHTIIKYRRPPNVEDIRSRYGMLFRSWTFTWTNLRRYLWYPDLAYSNRPTRGNTVYRLRQSLFGLLVVSGVVLILSLR from the coding sequence ATGCACGATTGCCTCCTGCATCCCGCCACCGTCTCCGCACTCGTCTTTGTTCTGATTCTTGCCGCCAACCTCGTCGTTTTTCTCCGGCGTGAGTGGGAATCCAACCATCGCGCAGCCGATTATTCCCGGATCAATATTCCCTTGGATGTGCCGACCCTTCGGGATTGGCGGATTCAATCCGATCGCCTTTACCCGCGGATCTGCTGGAACAGGCATCCGTCCCAGTGGCAGGTCCTGCACCGGGGCGGAGTGATCGACACCGTCCCGGGCGACGCTCCGTTCATCACCCTAGATGCTCCCCGCTTCAACGGCCAACCCGGCGCCCTTCCGACCGACTTCCGGCAGGAATTCACCCTGCGCCCCTTGCCCTCCGGGATCGGTCCCGACATCACCCTGCACCTCACACCCATCGCGCAGGAGTTCTACCGCGACCGGGGCCTGCACTTCCCTCACGACCTCATTCAGGTTCGCAGCACGATTCCCGCGGGGAAGTTCACCCGGCATGCCGTCGCCGATTGGACGGATGATTACGACTACATCGGACAATCGGCCCTGGCCGAAGCGGACCGCGTCGTCCGCGAGGAAATCGGTGTTCAGGACGACGATCCCGAACTGGTCCGGATGGAGAAGATCGTCCACTTCATGCGGAACCGTCTCGTCGAGGCGGGCGGTGTGCCCAAGGATGCCTTCCGCTGGATGGATCCCTTCGCCATCTTCAAGGAAATGTGCGCGGGCACCGGAAAAGGCTGGTGCACCCAGAACGCCCAGATCTTCGCCTTCTTCGCCACCCGGGCCGGAGTCCCAACCCGCTTCGTCTACTGCGGCACGGTCCAGAAGAATCGTTTTGTTTACGACGGCCACTCATGGACCGAATCGTTCCTTCAAGAGCAGAACCGCTGGATCTATACCGATCCGCAACGGGCCATCGTTGGCGTTCTTGACCGCAACGGCCTTGCCCTGAATACCGCCGATGTCTTTCAGCTCTGCCAATATGGCGCCTTTGAAGGCGTCACCGCCCGGATCTTCAAGCAATGGCACTGGCACGATCTCCCGATCGAGGCACCACCGGACACGGCCATCGATGTCCCCTTCAGCCTCGTCAACGACACCGCCCGAAGACAGTTCACCCCGCACACCATCATCAAGTACCGGCGCCCCCCCAATGTGGAGGACATCCGCAGTCGCTACGGGATGCTCTTCCGGAGCTGGACCTTCACCTGGACAAATCTCAGGCGCTATCTCTGGTATCCCGATCTCGCCTACTCCAACCGTCCGACAAGAGGAAACACCGTCTACCGCCTCCGCCAGTCTCTCTTCGGCCTGCTCGTGGTATCCGGTGTCGTTCTGATTCTCAGTCTGCGCTGA
- a CDS encoding isocitrate/isopropylmalate family dehydrogenase, whose product MNSYKIALYPGDGIGVEVTDAAVAVLDAVSRKRGGFDLGFTRFEWGTAYHEKHGCVAPSDYLDTLRGFDAVFLGAVGWPAKLPDNVTLQPLITMRQTFDQWACVRPARTFKGVPTPLKTTAPIDLVVVRENSEGEYVNNGGRFRQGFPDEFAVQTALHTRRGIERALRFGFDLAAKRRQRLTMVTKSNAQRYGFTLWDDILEELKPQYPEIDTDKQHIDAISMNFVRRPEFFDVVVGSNLFGDILTDLSGAITGSLGLNPSANLNPERNAPSLFEPVHGSAPDIAGKGIANPAGAILAAGMMLDWLGEGKAAAEIARAVEEVLASGGLTADLGGHLGTEDFTAKVVEALQEP is encoded by the coding sequence ATGAACTCCTACAAGATTGCCCTATATCCGGGCGACGGCATCGGCGTCGAGGTGACTGACGCGGCGGTGGCCGTGCTCGACGCCGTCAGTCGCAAGCGGGGCGGTTTCGATCTGGGCTTCACCCGTTTCGAATGGGGAACGGCCTATCACGAGAAGCACGGATGCGTCGCTCCGTCCGATTATCTGGATACACTGCGGGGATTCGACGCGGTCTTTCTCGGTGCGGTCGGCTGGCCGGCGAAGCTGCCGGACAACGTAACCCTGCAGCCGCTCATCACCATGCGGCAGACCTTTGACCAGTGGGCCTGTGTGCGTCCGGCCCGCACCTTCAAGGGAGTGCCGACGCCGCTCAAGACGACCGCTCCGATCGATCTTGTGGTCGTGCGCGAGAATTCCGAAGGGGAGTATGTGAACAATGGGGGGCGTTTCCGCCAGGGTTTTCCCGATGAATTCGCGGTACAGACCGCGCTGCATACGCGGCGGGGTATTGAGCGGGCCCTGCGCTTCGGGTTCGATCTGGCCGCCAAACGGCGCCAGCGGCTGACCATGGTGACCAAGTCCAACGCCCAGCGCTATGGTTTTACGCTCTGGGACGACATCCTCGAGGAGCTCAAGCCGCAGTATCCGGAGATCGATACGGACAAGCAGCACATCGATGCGATCTCGATGAACTTTGTGCGCCGTCCGGAGTTCTTCGACGTGGTGGTGGGGTCGAATCTGTTCGGTGACATCCTGACCGACCTGTCCGGCGCGATCACGGGCAGCCTGGGGCTCAATCCCTCGGCAAATCTGAATCCGGAACGAAATGCGCCTTCACTTTTCGAACCCGTCCACGGATCGGCTCCGGATATTGCCGGCAAGGGAATCGCAAATCCCGCCGGTGCGATCCTGGCTGCCGGCATGATGCTCGATTGGTTGGGGGAGGGCAAGGCGGCCGCGGAGATCGCCCGTGCGGTGGAGGAAGTCCTGGCGTCGGGAGGCTTGACGGCTGATCTGGGCGGCCATCTCGGGACCGAAGACTTTACGGCAAAGGTGGTTGAGGCGCTTCAGGAGCCGTAA
- a CDS encoding lipid-binding SYLF domain-containing protein: MNRHLIALVTAGALVLSGLNAFAGSNSIAALKKASKDIPKEKDQLNVQSALLEFENVRQMGAYFDNCYAVAIFPTIGKGGMGIGGAHGTGWVFAKGDYTGEAKMTQVSIGWQLGGQAFSQIIFFEDERAYRTFISGEFEFGAQASAVALTAGANASASTAGGSNAGAGSNQAKEDYTGGMAIFTVAKGGLMYEASLGGQKFSFKAVK; this comes from the coding sequence ATGAATCGTCATCTCATCGCACTCGTCACCGCCGGAGCGCTTGTTCTCTCCGGACTGAATGCCTTTGCGGGAAGCAACTCGATTGCCGCGCTCAAGAAAGCCTCCAAGGATATTCCCAAGGAGAAGGATCAGCTTAATGTCCAATCAGCCCTCCTGGAGTTCGAGAATGTGAGACAGATGGGGGCCTATTTTGACAACTGCTACGCGGTGGCGATTTTCCCGACGATCGGGAAAGGCGGCATGGGGATCGGCGGCGCGCATGGAACGGGCTGGGTCTTTGCCAAGGGTGACTACACCGGTGAAGCGAAGATGACTCAGGTATCGATCGGCTGGCAACTTGGTGGCCAGGCCTTCAGCCAGATCATTTTCTTTGAGGACGAACGCGCCTACAGAACCTTCATCAGTGGCGAGTTCGAGTTCGGAGCCCAGGCCTCGGCGGTGGCGCTGACGGCGGGTGCCAATGCCTCGGCCAGCACGGCCGGCGGTTCCAATGCCGGAGCCGGATCGAACCAGGCCAAGGAAGACTATACCGGGGGGATGGCCATCTTCACCGTCGCCAAGGGCGGGTTGATGTATGAGGCGTCACTCGGGGGGCAGAAGTTCAGCTTCAAGGCCGTTAAGTAG
- a CDS encoding uroporphyrinogen decarboxylase family protein: MSGTKTSLTSRERVNRALSRQDHDRVPRRDGPWPETLDRWRSEGFSGDFDQWLGSDISNVSWSWPKPFPGQETLISEDAETQVIRDAMGKTQRTWKHKFGTPEHISFDCDSREKWTQIYKPALLSHQVHLDVKSAREAFDHARSQDKWTYLASIESFEAIRQLMGDEVTLMTMAEDPDWIRDLSITYTDLVLRDYDAVLEAGARPDGIWVFGDIAYSRGPFFSPQMYRELIWPDHKRMGDWAHDRGMKFIYHTDGDVRPLIPSLIETGADCLQPLEAKAGMDIRELVPQYGDRLSFFGNIDMTVANTNDLDLVEHEVRSKLEAGMSIKGYLYHSDHSVPPGVSWATYRFIVELLDRYGNYH; encoded by the coding sequence ATGAGCGGGACGAAGACCTCACTGACGAGTCGGGAGCGGGTCAACCGGGCGCTCTCCCGACAGGATCACGATCGTGTGCCGCGGCGCGATGGCCCATGGCCGGAGACTCTGGACCGCTGGAGAAGCGAGGGTTTCAGCGGGGACTTTGACCAGTGGTTGGGCAGTGATATCAGCAACGTCTCCTGGAGTTGGCCCAAACCGTTTCCGGGACAGGAGACGCTCATCAGCGAGGACGCCGAAACCCAGGTCATCCGCGACGCGATGGGCAAGACCCAGCGCACCTGGAAACACAAGTTCGGCACACCTGAGCACATCTCGTTCGACTGTGACAGCCGGGAAAAGTGGACACAGATCTACAAGCCGGCACTGCTTTCCCATCAGGTTCATCTGGATGTGAAGTCGGCCCGGGAGGCCTTCGACCATGCCCGGAGTCAGGATAAATGGACCTACCTGGCCAGCATCGAGTCGTTTGAAGCGATACGCCAGCTGATGGGTGACGAGGTCACGTTGATGACGATGGCGGAAGATCCGGATTGGATCCGCGACCTTTCGATCACCTATACCGACCTCGTGCTGCGGGATTATGATGCCGTGCTGGAAGCCGGTGCCAGACCGGATGGTATCTGGGTATTCGGCGACATCGCCTACAGCCGTGGTCCGTTCTTTTCGCCGCAGATGTACCGGGAGCTGATCTGGCCGGACCACAAGCGTATGGGGGACTGGGCGCATGACCGTGGAATGAAATTCATTTACCACACGGATGGTGACGTTCGGCCGTTGATTCCCTCCCTGATCGAGACGGGAGCCGATTGCCTCCAGCCGCTCGAGGCTAAGGCGGGAATGGATATCCGGGAACTGGTTCCTCAGTACGGCGATCGTCTTTCCTTCTTTGGCAACATCGACATGACGGTGGCCAACACCAACGATCTCGACCTGGTCGAGCACGAGGTGCGCTCGAAGCTGGAAGCCGGCATGTCCATCAAGGGTTATCTATATCATTCGGATCACTCGGTGCCCCCGGGGGTCAGTTGGGCGACCTATCGGTTCATCGTCGAATTGCTCGATCGGTACGGGAATTACCATTAA
- a CDS encoding N-formylglutamate amidohydrolase, whose translation MSCRPEGPDFLLLTCEHACNRIPAAYADRFHGADDVLATHRGWDPGALTLARFLSRRLNRPLHAVSWSRLLIEANRSPHNPGIWSRFMKDLPREERETILERWWWPHRNEVARAVTDAIGSGHRVVHVAVHSFTPELEGQVRNAEVAFLYDSRRRRESDFCHRWAGVLRRLNHKLRIRYNYPYRGSSDGLTTWLRRRHPEGRYLGIELEINQALVEARGWPQFQKDLAVSLGEAVQGT comes from the coding sequence ATGAGCTGTCGCCCGGAAGGCCCCGATTTCCTGCTATTGACCTGCGAGCACGCCTGCAACCGGATTCCCGCAGCCTATGCGGACCGTTTTCACGGGGCCGATGATGTGCTGGCCACGCACCGGGGCTGGGATCCAGGCGCGCTGACGTTGGCCCGTTTTCTCTCCCGCCGGCTGAATCGGCCGCTTCACGCGGTCAGTTGGAGCCGCCTCTTGATCGAAGCCAACCGGTCCCCGCACAACCCGGGCATCTGGTCGCGGTTCATGAAGGACCTGCCCAGGGAGGAGCGCGAGACCATCCTCGAACGCTGGTGGTGGCCACACCGCAATGAAGTCGCGCGGGCCGTGACCGACGCCATCGGAAGCGGACACCGGGTGGTGCACGTGGCGGTGCACAGTTTTACGCCGGAACTGGAGGGCCAGGTGCGAAATGCCGAGGTCGCGTTTCTTTATGACAGTCGACGTCGGAGGGAGTCTGATTTCTGCCACCGGTGGGCCGGAGTCCTGCGTCGGTTGAACCATAAGTTGCGGATCCGTTACAACTACCCCTATCGCGGCAGTTCGGACGGCTTGACCACCTGGCTGCGCCGCCGCCACCCGGAAGGGCGTTACCTTGGCATCGAGCTCGAAATCAACCAGGCGCTGGTTGAGGCCAGGGGCTGGCCGCAGTTTCAGAAAGACCTGGCCGTGAGCCTGGGTGAGGCTGTGCAGGGGACGTAA
- a CDS encoding isoamylase, with product MSRPRDLHTIEGWERVEGCSSPLGATWVESEAAWNFAVFSRHATAMTLLLYGREDPVRPVFELRLDPIVNKSSRIWHCFVKLADAPEAVHYAWRAEGPFDPVHGHLFRPEKILLDPYAAEVYFPPDFSRQAGCGNGGNDGQAVLGVLPRASEPFDWPDVSPPRHTHDAIVYELHVKGFTALANSGVPAGKRGTFLGVIEKIPYLKELGITVVELLPVHQFDPQEGNYWGYMTLNFFAPHLGYAVKEPVLEFREMVAALHEAGIEVWLDVVYNHTAEGDPSGPTYSLRGLDNSSYYLVSPDGHHLNDSGCGNTTRCAHPSMRLLVLRSLQYWAEQMGVDGFRFDLASVFARDLHGNVDTDQPAMVHEIGALGARLDVRLVAEAWDIGTYLLGRSFPGLTWRQWNGQFRDDIRAFVRGDPGKVSSLMTRLYGSDDLFPDQPGDVYHAYQSVNFITAHDGFCLYDLVAYDHKHNHANGHGNTDGSVDNRSWNCGWEGDDGAPDEVLALRRQQVKNFFTLLMLANGTPMFCAGDEFLRTQRGNNNPYNQDNETTWLDWSRLEKNRDIFRFFQQMIAFRKSRRMLGRSRYWREDIAWFGAEGGVDFSDQSRCLAWRLRGDRFDEGDLYVMINAHHEPRNFRVQEGDASDWSWVVDTSRPSPEDIAAPGEEQPVESLDLAVAARSVVVLSRRATN from the coding sequence GTGAGCCGCCCGAGGGATTTGCATACCATCGAGGGCTGGGAGCGGGTGGAGGGCTGTTCCTCGCCGCTGGGCGCGACTTGGGTGGAGTCGGAAGCGGCCTGGAACTTCGCAGTCTTTTCGCGCCATGCGACCGCAATGACCCTCCTGCTTTACGGTCGGGAGGATCCGGTTCGCCCGGTCTTCGAACTCCGGCTCGATCCCATTGTCAACAAGAGCAGCCGGATCTGGCATTGCTTCGTCAAGCTGGCCGATGCACCCGAAGCGGTCCATTACGCCTGGCGGGCGGAGGGGCCGTTCGATCCAGTCCATGGTCACCTCTTTCGTCCCGAGAAGATCCTTCTCGATCCTTATGCAGCCGAGGTGTATTTCCCGCCGGATTTTTCGCGTCAGGCAGGCTGCGGAAATGGTGGTAACGACGGTCAGGCGGTCCTCGGTGTCCTGCCTCGGGCATCCGAACCCTTTGACTGGCCGGACGTGTCCCCGCCCCGCCACACCCACGATGCGATTGTCTATGAACTGCACGTGAAAGGTTTTACGGCTCTCGCCAATTCGGGCGTCCCGGCCGGGAAGCGCGGCACGTTCCTGGGGGTGATCGAAAAGATCCCCTACCTGAAGGAACTCGGCATCACCGTGGTGGAGCTCCTGCCGGTGCATCAGTTTGACCCGCAGGAGGGCAATTACTGGGGATACATGACCTTGAACTTCTTTGCCCCGCACCTCGGCTACGCGGTGAAGGAACCGGTCCTTGAATTCCGGGAAATGGTGGCCGCCCTTCACGAGGCAGGGATCGAGGTCTGGCTCGACGTGGTTTACAATCACACTGCGGAGGGTGATCCGAGCGGCCCGACCTATTCATTGCGCGGACTGGACAACAGCAGCTACTACCTGGTCTCACCTGACGGGCACCATCTCAATGACAGCGGTTGCGGCAATACCACCCGTTGTGCCCACCCCTCGATGCGTCTGCTGGTGTTGCGCAGCCTGCAGTATTGGGCGGAGCAGATGGGGGTGGACGGTTTTCGCTTCGATCTGGCCTCGGTCTTCGCCCGCGATCTGCATGGGAATGTGGATACAGACCAGCCGGCCATGGTGCATGAGATCGGTGCCCTGGGGGCGCGGCTCGATGTGCGTCTGGTCGCCGAGGCTTGGGATATCGGGACCTACCTGCTCGGGCGGAGTTTTCCGGGACTGACCTGGCGGCAGTGGAACGGGCAGTTCCGTGACGACATCCGGGCGTTCGTCCGGGGAGATCCGGGCAAGGTGAGTTCGCTGATGACCCGTCTCTATGGGAGTGACGATCTGTTTCCCGACCAGCCCGGCGACGTCTACCATGCCTACCAGTCAGTGAATTTCATCACGGCCCACGACGGGTTCTGTCTGTATGACCTGGTGGCTTATGACCATAAGCACAATCACGCGAACGGACACGGCAACACCGACGGTTCGGTGGATAACCGGAGCTGGAACTGCGGCTGGGAAGGCGACGACGGGGCTCCGGATGAGGTCCTGGCCCTGCGCCGTCAGCAGGTGAAGAATTTCTTCACCCTGCTTATGTTGGCCAACGGCACGCCCATGTTTTGTGCGGGCGATGAATTCCTCAGGACCCAGCGGGGAAACAACAACCCCTACAACCAGGACAATGAAACCACCTGGCTTGACTGGAGCCGGCTGGAGAAGAACCGGGACATCTTCCGTTTCTTTCAGCAGATGATCGCGTTTCGCAAGTCCCGCCGCATGCTCGGGCGAAGCCGTTATTGGCGGGAGGATATCGCCTGGTTTGGCGCCGAAGGCGGGGTGGATTTCTCCGATCAATCCCGCTGCCTGGCTTGGCGTCTGCGCGGCGATCGGTTCGACGAGGGCGACCTTTACGTGATGATCAACGCCCACCATGAGCCCCGGAATTTCCGGGTGCAGGAGGGTGATGCGAGTGACTGGTCTTGGGTGGTCGACACGAGCCGGCCAAGTCCTGAGGACATTGCCGCGCCGGGAGAGGAGCAGCCGGTGGAGTCGCTTGATCTGGCCGTTGCGGCGCGCTCGGTTGTCGTGCTTTCCCGAAGAGCGACGAATTGA
- the pgi gene encoding glucose-6-phosphate isomerase: MRSTIPPLTRRPAWKALRAHFKKIEKLHLRELFAADPKRGQRLVAEGVGLFLDYSKNRVTDETLKLLVRLAAESGLEARRDAMFQGEKINQTEGRAVLHVALRAPRGSTIRVDGRNVVPEVHEVLDRMSAFSDRVRSGAWKGHTGRRIRNIVNIGIGGSDLGPVMAYEALKHYSERGLTFRFVSNVDGADFVETTHDLKPAETLFIVSSKTFTTLETMTNAESAREWLVRGMGGKAHAVSKHFVAVSTNADKVSAFGIDTSNMFGFWDWVGGRYSMDSAIGLSSMLAIGPDHFLKMLAGFHAMDEHFRTAPLEKNLPVLMGLLSVWYSNFFGAETIAVLPYENDLKRFPAYLQQLTMESNGKSVTLDGARVTYETSPIFWGEPGTNGQHSFYQLIHQGTRMIPCDFIAFGHALAPLGRHHDILMANVFAQAEALAFGKTAEEVRAEGVPEELVPHKTFEGNRPSNTLLADRLTPEVLGKLIALYEHSVFTQGAIWNINPFDQWGVELGKALAQRILPELESETASRLRHDSSTNNLIRRYRKMKGGK; the protein is encoded by the coding sequence ATGAGATCCACAATTCCCCCGTTGACCCGACGCCCGGCCTGGAAAGCCCTGCGCGCCCACTTCAAGAAAATCGAGAAGCTGCATTTGCGGGAGTTGTTCGCCGCGGACCCGAAACGGGGCCAACGCCTGGTCGCCGAGGGAGTGGGTCTGTTCCTGGACTATTCCAAGAACCGCGTCACTGATGAAACCCTCAAGCTGCTGGTGCGGCTGGCCGCGGAGTCGGGCCTGGAGGCAAGGCGCGACGCGATGTTTCAGGGGGAGAAGATCAACCAGACTGAAGGTCGCGCCGTGCTTCACGTGGCTCTGCGCGCACCGCGGGGGTCCACCATCCGGGTTGATGGGCGGAACGTGGTTCCGGAGGTTCATGAGGTGCTCGACCGGATGTCGGCCTTCTCGGATCGCGTCCGGAGCGGTGCGTGGAAGGGGCACACCGGCAGGCGGATCCGGAACATCGTGAACATCGGAATCGGAGGCTCGGACCTGGGTCCGGTCATGGCCTATGAGGCGCTCAAGCACTACAGCGAGCGCGGGCTCACCTTCCGTTTTGTTTCCAACGTGGACGGAGCGGATTTTGTCGAGACCACCCATGACCTCAAACCGGCCGAGACCCTTTTCATCGTCTCGTCGAAGACCTTCACCACCCTGGAGACGATGACCAACGCCGAGAGCGCCCGCGAATGGCTGGTCCGGGGCATGGGTGGCAAGGCTCATGCGGTGAGCAAGCACTTTGTCGCCGTGTCCACCAATGCCGACAAGGTGTCGGCCTTCGGGATCGACACATCCAATATGTTCGGCTTCTGGGACTGGGTCGGCGGGCGCTATTCGATGGATTCCGCGATCGGTCTGTCGAGCATGCTGGCCATCGGCCCGGACCATTTTCTGAAGATGCTGGCGGGATTCCATGCGATGGATGAGCACTTCCGCACCGCGCCGCTTGAGAAGAACCTGCCGGTGCTGATGGGGCTGTTGTCGGTCTGGTACAGCAATTTCTTCGGAGCGGAGACGATTGCTGTGTTGCCCTACGAGAACGATCTGAAGCGCTTTCCGGCCTATCTCCAGCAATTGACGATGGAGAGCAACGGGAAGTCCGTGACCCTGGATGGCGCCCGGGTCACCTACGAGACGAGTCCCATCTTCTGGGGTGAACCGGGAACCAACGGACAACACTCCTTCTACCAGTTGATTCACCAGGGCACCCGGATGATCCCCTGCGACTTCATTGCCTTCGGTCATGCCCTTGCTCCGTTGGGTCGGCACCACGATATTCTCATGGCCAATGTCTTTGCCCAGGCCGAGGCTCTGGCCTTCGGCAAGACGGCGGAGGAAGTCAGGGCCGAAGGTGTGCCTGAGGAGCTGGTGCCTCACAAGACGTTTGAGGGCAACCGTCCCTCGAACACCCTTCTGGCCGATCGGCTCACGCCGGAGGTCCTCGGCAAGCTGATTGCCCTCTACGAGCACAGCGTCTTTACCCAGGGCGCGATCTGGAATATCAATCCCTTCGATCAATGGGGTGTCGAGCTGGGCAAAGCGCTGGCTCAGCGCATCCTCCCGGAACTCGAGAGCGAGACTGCATCCAGGCTCAGGCACGACAGCTCCACCAACAACCTGATCCGCCGCTACCGGAAGATGAAGGGTGGAAAATGA
- the rpiA gene encoding ribose-5-phosphate isomerase RpiA, which produces MKPSSTSANAAAAFKEAAAVRAVDFVKSGMKVGLGTGSTAVFATRRIGALLKSGELRDIIAFATSKATAEEANRLGIPMMDDDLPEDLELTIDGADEVDPAMDVIKGGGGALLREKIVAQVSRRVIIVVDESKPSPRLGTHWPVPVEVITFGWMSQARFLETLGARWEIRKGNDGHPFVTDSGNRILDCHFGPIADARHLASLLNARAGIVEHGLFIGLATDLIVAGAQGIHHRSREG; this is translated from the coding sequence ATGAAACCATCATCAACATCCGCGAATGCGGCGGCGGCCTTCAAGGAGGCGGCGGCCGTGCGTGCGGTGGATTTCGTCAAGTCCGGTATGAAGGTCGGGCTGGGCACGGGCAGCACGGCGGTTTTCGCCACCCGCCGTATCGGTGCCCTGTTGAAGTCGGGCGAACTGCGGGACATCATTGCCTTTGCGACCTCGAAGGCGACCGCCGAGGAGGCGAATCGCCTCGGGATTCCCATGATGGACGATGATCTGCCCGAAGATCTTGAACTGACGATCGACGGTGCGGATGAGGTCGATCCCGCAATGGACGTGATCAAAGGCGGCGGGGGTGCACTCCTGCGCGAGAAGATCGTGGCCCAGGTCAGCCGCCGGGTGATCATCGTGGTGGATGAATCCAAGCCCTCACCGCGCCTGGGCACGCACTGGCCGGTCCCGGTCGAGGTGATCACTTTCGGATGGATGTCCCAGGCCCGTTTTCTCGAAACCCTGGGCGCGCGATGGGAGATCCGGAAAGGCAACGACGGCCATCCGTTCGTGACCGACTCCGGAAATCGAATACTCGATTGTCATTTCGGTCCGATCGCCGATGCGCGGCATCTGGCCTCGCTTTTGAATGCCCGGGCCGGCATCGTCGAGCACGGGCTCTTCATCGGGCTGGCCACCGATCTGATTGTGGCCGGGGCGCAGGGCATCCACCATCGATCGCGGGAAGGGTGA
- a CDS encoding DUF3302 domain-containing protein, translating into MIAVINPKTLPPRLRSSPTRWRLATVLLALPLWASQAHASIFKGEALDKVADILSWVVLIVAPVVGLAVFWIVHILPEKIAEKRKHPQAKAIQTLCLLSLVFGGLLWPIAWLWAYSKPVLYKMAYGTDKVPHGEGDHGDGAQADEEETAEVDRLRQRIAELESKLSGKGATEGGKA; encoded by the coding sequence ATGATTGCAGTCATAAATCCCAAAACCCTTCCCCCGCGGTTACGATCCAGCCCGACTCGATGGCGGCTCGCGACCGTTCTTCTCGCTCTCCCGCTCTGGGCCTCGCAGGCGCACGCCTCGATTTTCAAAGGAGAGGCGCTCGACAAAGTTGCAGACATCCTGTCGTGGGTCGTTCTGATCGTGGCGCCCGTCGTCGGGCTGGCCGTCTTCTGGATCGTTCACATTCTGCCCGAGAAGATCGCCGAGAAGAGAAAACACCCTCAGGCAAAGGCGATTCAAACCCTTTGTCTCCTATCGCTGGTCTTCGGCGGTCTGCTCTGGCCCATCGCATGGCTCTGGGCCTACAGCAAACCGGTTCTCTACAAGATGGCCTACGGCACCGACAAGGTGCCCCACGGCGAAGGGGACCATGGCGACGGCGCGCAGGCCGACGAGGAAGAGACGGCCGAAGTCGATCGCCTCCGTCAGCGCATTGCCGAGCTCGAGTCCAAATTGAGCGGCAAGGGCGCAACCGAAGGAGGAAAGGCCTGA